From the Hoplias malabaricus isolate fHopMal1 chromosome 6, fHopMal1.hap1, whole genome shotgun sequence genome, the window TGGACAAATGGCTCTGACCGTCCTGGCCCCCTCCAGCAACTTAATCTGGTGTCCACAGCGCGGGGCTTGAGCGCAGTGGGAGAGGGAGATCGGAGTGACCTTCCTGATGACCACCTTTGGTTTACAAAGAGCAAATGTGCAAAGCTTTCTGAAGCACAGTGTGTTATTTAATGTGACTTTGTTTTTTGATTTCAGCTCATTTAAGGTATAACCATTGATGAGTTCAGttgggtgcacacacacacacacacacacactgggatgCTTTGTAGCAGCTGCATATGCACATAATGCCACTGTGCCCAATGCTAAGCACAGGTTGGAGGGTTATAAAGCCCCCTGCACTAAAATATTAAAGCTGCATTTTCCttagtggtgtttgtgatccagacctAATCATAAAACACCAGTGACTGACCTCATTAACGCTCTTCtggctgccatcaaatgctcacagcacAGTTCTGCATCTGGTCAaatagcacttttccactgcgcTCTTAAAAATGACTGGAATTCAAAcagttctttgagcgatgcctttgaagaaccactttttgttccataaagaaccatgtttgtttaagagatgtgtgagtgtgaaaaacctttaaaaaacaacaacatgtaaatgcacaatgagtaaacaacacttgATATTACAGCTGCTCTTGTTGTTTCCATTAGACTtggtgttttgtgatgtcaccctTGATCTGGAGACACCCTGGAGGAGATGGTCCACAATGAGATTCACAATGTTTCTGCGCTGTGGCTTGGGTCCTGTGAGCTGAAGGAAACACATAAACCTAAATTACTGACCTGAATAACACACATAATATGCAAAGTGGAGGCAAATACCTGTTCAAGCCGGTTCAGACCTCAGAGTTACTGGACCTTTTCCAGTTCAGTTTAACAGACACAGGggaaacacactctctctctgtctctgacacacacacacacacacacacacacacacacaaagaaaggcCCATTGTGTACCAACATAGCCAATGAGACTGGTTAAAAAGCAGTCAGACTAAGAGGAGAGGGGTCAGGAGGGTTAAAGTGAATAACTCCGAAGTACGATCCACCACACCGTGTCATTAACACACACTACGGCAttccaacccacacacacacacagtacacctTCTTCCTAACACTTATCCTACTAACTGCCACCTATAAAGTACTCTCACTGAGTCACCGGCACTGGGTGTAAATGATCTACCCAACATTTAACCGTCCTATGCAAATGCGTCCTTTGCGTATCACTCTTCCTGATAAAAGGAAGTGGGAGAAAGGTGTGTTCTTCACAGTGTGAAAAGGCAGAAGTTCAGATAAAAAGCCTAGAGGTTCCCCTCAGACAGCTGAGGGCATGCCACTAGCGCTGGTCACTGGTACAGTGCAACAATAATGAGCTAAGGCCCACGGTCTTACCGGAGCGCATGTAGACTAAATAGTGGGGGTTGCTACGGCAACAGGAGCCACACGTGAGAAGTGTGGCTCGGGCGAGACTGGTAACACAAACAGAATGATTGAGTCGACTAGTCTCCCAGGTCTATTGCTCTTGATCCAATCACAGGATAAAACATTGGGTTTATTCCTAATCATTTTCTGTGACCAATGACCTAAATGGAATGGTTGTGTGAGTGTAAAAGAAGCTGGTTTCAATCATGAAGTGGGAACCACAATCTGTTTACGTATTGACAATGTGGGGACTCTTCTTTGTGAGGACGTTTTGACCATTAACTCTTAGATGAAGGTGAGTTTTAGGGGTAGGATTAGggctaggtttagggttagtttAGTAGCACTCGTGGTTATTAAgatgctacaaaaggttctttgagcaatgccatagaagaaccattttcgctgatgtttaaatggataaagaaCCTTGAGACTGAGTGatgttttttaaactttttcacactcacacacgtcTTAAACAGGTTCTTCAAGCCATTCTCGTTAAAGAGAAGTGTGAGTGCGAAGAACCTTTAAAAGCTTTAAAGAACCTTCACTTTGTATAGGTTCTTTAACAATTCAAAAGTGGTTTCTTATGGAAACAAACGTGGTTCttttatggcattgctcaaagaacccttggtagcacctttatttttaagaatgtaattTAGtataaagttaaaataaatgtgtattagTCAGAGGACATTTAGTGTAATGCCAACAATGATATTTGAAGGTGAAAACATGTTTTAAGATCAGTTTTATAGCTACCATTAAGGTTTGGATAAGGATTAGGTTTAAACTAATAGTACTTATGAATGATGTTAAGGTACGTCTCCatcatatttattaattcattcctattctgtaaccgctttatcCGCTTTATTCAGATTTGTGTTGGGCCCAGGGTCGCCATCAGAATCTCAAGGCACGAGGCACGGACATACCCTGCAATGAGGTGCCAGTCCatgacagggcatcacacactcctgGGGTTTTGGGGTGCGAGAGAAgaccggagcaaccggaggaaacccacatagacacagtgagaacaccgCAAACTTCTCTAAGACAGTCACATAAGGTGGGGTTTTAAAACCACagtcccaggaccctggagctgagtggCTTCAACTCTACCTGTCACCCCAAGGTCaatgtatatattttcaaaacaaacatttgACCACTCCCTCCATGACCTCAGAGCCCACCTGAACCTGAGCGTTCCCAGGGAAGCACAAACGCTGAGcttgtaaatgtttgttgacgGTGCTGTAGGGCACTTCATACACAGGACAAAATGATCACTGGAAAATCAGTGAACGTAATCCTCTCTGATGTACATCatcccttttatttatttatttattttttaaagaaaacaatacCTGGCGCCATCACGTCTGCAGGTGTTACAGCTGATGCCAAGCTTGAAGGTTTTTAAATGGGAATCTACTATACCTCATTGTGTATACGTTTTCCAGGACGATGAGAAGTCAGCACTGCTCTGGAGCAACCTGTAAATGTACAATGTCCAATGCCCAGATTCAATTAAAGGAGTATATAGCTGTGACGACTCACGACTCATACTCACGACTTGCAGgattccatcaaatcctcacagccattTTCTAACACCTAGAGTTAAGCTTTCTTAGAACATTAGAAGCTGATTCTCAGCAAAGAGAACCTTCCCTATAGatccccttcatttcagaagcagTGTTGGACGTCCACGGACTGTTAGTGTACGCAGCTTTATCGTAGCTATGGGGGGCGGCTAAAGGGATTACGTAATGCATATTCAGATGTATGTTTCTCCAAGATTAAACAGTTACTCTTCTCCTGCCTTTGTGTAAAATGAAGTCATGTATTCCATCCAGCCTTTATTGGCTCTACTGTGCCATCTAGTGGGCGAATACTTTTGGGTGGGAGCCAGAATGGCACAGAgacagtgaggagcgaggaccCCACATGCCGTCTTGGTTTGCAGCGTTGAACATGATGCCTTTATTGCAGCCAGTATAGGTACACGAGGCTTAAAAGAAGTACTATATCTTTAAATATAATGATTAGACCTGTGCTGTGTTTCCACACCTATGGaggcacaaacaaacaccctaacgatcacattattattattattattattattattattattactattattattattattgtattatacaAAGTGGTTGGTGTTTTAAAGAACCCTACTATGCTGAGTTGGGATGTCAGACCGGTCTGACCTCAGCTGACTCAACTCAGCAGCTCATTGACGCTCTGTTCCTGAGATGAAATGTGTTTGTTAGAGCAGGAGAAGCACCAGACTGTGCCGTGGAGCAGCAGTGGGGGAAAAACACAACACTGTACGCAAGGACACCAACCTCCtcctcagctcagctcagctccaccctctctctctctctctctctctctctctcgctcccttgCTCTCCAGCAGAAGctgaaacaaaacacaagcaCGCTGCCTCAGAGCCCAGCGCGTGCCATGTGGCGACACTCAGGTTCTCTATATAATCATGTATTTACACTTATTAcgtattaataatcatttgttatTCAGTTTTACACTTAATAAAGCGTTACACATAATTATACTATTATAATCATATTTGTACAATCTGATTAATGTTATATGTGTTGAATATAaccgtatatatatatttataattgaaatcaattgtttgtttatctacgtaacaaacaaacaaacaaacaaacgctAATGACCAGACAAACGCGCACTTTTTAAAGGTTCTGTGGGTTCTATACACCGCACCAAATAGGGTTCCACTGTTAGTCCATGTCACAGAACCTGTGTTTCAGTGCTGGGTACTGTGTAGAACCCTGTTTAATAAGAGTGAGCTATCACAGCCTACGCTAGTTAACTGGATAACTTTAAAGTCCGTCCAGATGTAGAGTGGGTCATGGTTAACCCCACATCTGGCTTAAGTTATGCCGTTAAATCCTGCTGGCTTTAAGTAACTGACCTTCCATAAACGTAAACAACTCATCCGAGCGAGGTTCTGCCCGGTCccgtgaaataaataaataagagctCGCGCCCCAGCCTCGTGTACCTTTAAAACTAAAGTTTCTCGGCGCAGAGTGGAATGAGGTCAGACGCGAAGCTCCTCATTGCTCGCGCCGATTATTATTGGCGGCCAATGGGAGCCGGGCGGGGGTGTGGTTTCGCCCGGGCTAGGCTAGAGACAGGCGCTGATTGGCTGTTTTCTCTCGCCTTTATGGTTGTGGGAAAGCATAAAGGCTCGTGGCGAGGCGGCGCTGAGCGCAGACAGTGTGCAGCAGTGAGCGGGAGTATGAGAGAGCGCAGCCGCCAGACACTCACACCGCGTGGCGCTCGGACCAAGCACCGTGCTCAAGGCGCAGAGTTGCGCGTTTTTCGGCGGATCCACAGAGGCACCGGGCTCGTTTTCAGCCGCACGGGCAGTTGAGCCTCACTGtgctgtggttgttgttgtcgttgttttttttctgaagccTGTTTCGCATCACTCATCACTGCTATAACCTACAGCCTGGCACACACCCCCCTCGCGACATCCACGCAGGGGAACACGCGTGTTGGAGACGCTTGACTTGGCAGGGAGATCCGAGATAAGATAAGGCAGAGCGAGCGTGCGCGCGCGCACTTCCAGGCATCTGCGAGCAAGTTTTCCACGGGGCAGAGTGAGATCCGCAGCCTCGTGCTCTCACTTACTTTCCCTTCGAGGACCAACTGCGCTGAAGTCTTTCCCCGTGACGGAGACATGGTGGCGCAGTCCATCGCAGCGTCCAGCGCGGAATTGCCTCTCATCGACCCGGCTGAGATGGATCCGGACTCGGGCACCGCCGCTTCCTCGTCCGCCTCCCCGTCCCCGGGCTCTCCAAACCTGGACGTGGCTTGGTGCAAGACCCCCAGCGGCCACATCAAGCGTCCCATGAACGCCTTCATGGTGTGGTCGCAGATCGAGCGCAGGAAGATCATGGAGCAGTCTCCGGACATGCACAACGCCGAGATCTCCAAGCGCCTCGGCAAGCGCTGGAAGCTGCTGCGGGACTGCGACAAGATCCCCTTCATCCGGGAGGCCGAGAGGCTCCGGCTCAAGCACATGGCCGACTACCCGGACTACAAGTACCGGCCGAGGAAGAAGGTGaaaccctcctcctcctcgtcctcctccaAGAGCGGCGACAAAGGGGGCGGCAACCCGTGCGCAAAGTCCTCCTCCAAGAAGAGCCACGCGGCCAAAGCGCACAGGACGCACCGCAAATCCACAGCGACGGAGCCCGGCTTGGACCACCACTCGCTGTACAAGCCGCGtacatcctcctcctccaagcCGGCCAAGCGCGCGTCTTCTCCGGGGTGCGCGTCCGAGAGCCAGCCGCTGTCCGCGGCGGTCCCTTCCAGCCCGACTCTGAGCACCTCGGCGGAGTCCAACGAGCCGCAGAGCCTCTACGAAGACGGGAAAGAGGAGGTGGAAGCCTTGCTGGCCCGCGCCTCGTCTCCTGCGCCTTCAGCATCGCACTCCTCttcgtcctcctcctcttcctcctcctcccagtcctcctcctcctcctcgtcctcggATGAAGAGTTCGAGGACGACCTCCTCGACCTCAACCCCAGCCCGGGCTTCGGAGGCTTGGGCGCGTTCGGCGCCGTGTCCCTGGACCGGGACTTGGACTTGGGCTTGGAGTCCGGCTCCGGCTCGCACTTCGACTTCCCAGACTACTGCACGCCGGAGGTGAGTGAGATGATCTCGGGGGACTGGCTGGAGTCCACCATCTCCAACCTGGTGTTCACGTATTGACTGTGTTGTGAGAGCGAAGGAGGAGAAGTCCAGCTGAAACTGTGAAGATGGACCGAGACGTTGGTGCACGTTGTCCATGCTTTCcgctgtgtggggtgtgtgtgtgtgtagggggtgggggggcggtTATCTCTCACAAACGCCCACCCCAGatgaaaacagacagacagacacataaaCAAACGCTTAGCTTGCTCGCTCGGGGGCTGGCTGTTGAGGAAGAGCGTTGAACGTTGAGGGGGTGGCGAGAGACGTGACGAGGCTGTCCGGCCGTTACCGTTCGACTTTAAAGGGACTCTTCGCGATGGACTCACGCTTGAGGACTTTGGCTGCGGGCTCGAAGCGCCAGATGTGAGCCACTGGTTTTTATTTCCAGGGGATGTGTGGTTTTTGTTTGGGAGCCAGGCTCGATTTCAGGACTGAGGAGAGAAGCATGGTTTAGGTTTTCGTCTTGAGAATAAAAAGCCCATGAGAGACTGTTGAGGAGTGGGCACAGTGCTGGGGGTTGAAGCCAGAAAAGAAGCAGCCAATGGACTGAAGAACTGAAAGATAGAAACAATcaccagcttttttttttttaaaacctgtcTCACAACGGgatccaaaacaaaacaacaaaaaaaaacagcaactcAGACGGTTCACCTTTCTACACTAAGGACCAAACCCCTCTCCCCCTTTTgcctttcccccctttttctcaCCCAGCTTTATAACTTCTTTGTGCTCTGAAGAAAAGGGACACTTTTTTATATCGATGTATTTATAATGGTttgtattcctttttttttaatttctgccTACAGTCGCGTGCTAAAGTTGagaccctctccctctccccttgCTCTAATGGCAGATTTGGTTCATGTTCAGGAGGGAAAGGGTTAAAACCAGTGATCCCATCCCATCCTGAACAGGGCACACGTTTGTACCTCTCAACCCCCATTCGTACGTATCTGGGGCCAATGAGATACACACGACGTGCCGTTAATATTTGCACAACACGTATTGAAATGACCAGctgtggaggtggagggttaAGGGGGTGGGGGAAAAGCGAAAGCACGCGAGTGTCGGTTGGAACTGTTCGCATCTGTCTTGTTGTGCACACGTGTGCGTCTCTGTTTGCAGAAGGGCTAGAACTGCATCGTGTCGTTGAACTCATGAGGAAGACAAACAAACCgacaaacaaatcaaaacaagGAGAATCAAAACCTTTGCTTTATTTTCTACGTGTATTTTTGTACAAAGTTCTCAAAGAAGAACACAGCTGGTCTTTTTTGGCTCAGAAGCTGTCCCTTAGCCATGTTTACAGACAGTCCACAGGCATCTTAAAGACACAGTGTCTCTTTTATCCGTCCAGCCCAGCTTTTCCTGACCGGAACGAGGCTGTATGTAGCAGTGACTTATGAGTCCCCCTTTCTTTATTGACCATTACCCCCAGCCAGCACACCTTAGTGGGAGGAACATGGGCTAGCTGGGTTCTGGGTGGGCTGGTAGGTACATGGGCAATTATTGGGACCCAGATGGGCTGCTTCTCTATCAGATTATCAGACAGATGTAGGCAGTGACTCTGCATGTGGGGTCCACATGGGTGTGTTGGCTGGGCCTTTTgtgcttttctaattattattattattttattattattattttttaatagtgAAATGCTCAGTTTGAaccactggatggaaacaggaaACACATTTGAAATGCCTAGAAGAGTCCACGAATGAAGTACTTGCTTCACAAGCGTTATTTAATCTTTTCTACTTGTTGGCTAAATGTAGCTGATTGTTTTAGTATGTTACGGCATGGcgaatagctttttttttttttttttttttttttattattattttttttgtatcttCAAATTCAGGTTTCTGTAGAGCTGTTGTGTTCCAGGGCAAAGGATCCACGTGAAGATTTCTGTGTACATTGATTGTATAATAGGTAAAAGACTGCGTGTTTGTCTGACTGATTTATTACGACGGGCACttgaacatatataaatataaatatataaatatatatatatatatacatcccTACGTTTAAGATTGTTGTTCATGAGGATTCTTTgggataaatatatatatacatgtttgatttttaaaaattgtttcaTTTGTGCAATATGCtgtgtataatattttatttttgtttattgtttttatttgatacacatttttttattttgtcttgcCATACCATCCATATCTCTTTTGAGTAGAGACTTCTCAAAGCCAGCCAATCGTGTCCAGTCACTGCCTGTCAGACCTCTGTACAAAAGACTTTGTCTCTTTTTTTccaaatggaaataaaatcagCTGGAACTGATCTTTTTGTTTATGGTGTGTATCTTTATATAAATCATAACATCTCAAGGGGTCAGCTTTAAGCATTAAATTATCAGTCATATCTGCCCCAAAATGACCAGGTACATGCAGATGGGTCTACACCAGACATCCCTCAGGTGAGTTCATATAAGGTACCTTTACAATGACATGGTAAACAAGGTAAAATTATGATTTATCATTGTTCGTTAGcttataaacacacattcaaatatTAATAAGCCGCTTTAACGATTGAATAAACAGCTGTCAGCTTCACTGAGAATCCATATTCATCTGTTTAAATCCTTATAGATTTAACTGGGCTTACTACATTTAAAAGTGGTTATTACCtatttattacacattaataaacatgTTATAATGCAGTAATACATACTAAATGTAATTATAAAGGTAATCTAATTGTTGAAATTTCCCAAGGGGTTTCTATACTGTTATACGACCTCTTTATTGATTCATTAAGCACAATCATAAGTCCTGCATCCCAAGGCAATAATTGGTAAGGATTAAAAGGCAATTTGTATGTAGTTTAAAGTGTCCCAGAGGGGGATATGTCAatcaacacaatcacacatcaaTAATTCTCCACTATGTAAAGCCGACTGTGGTCAAAGGCTAGAACATCGTGGTCTCCATGGCAATGTTCGGACCACACTGGCTTGAAAAAATGGCGTAAAGCATATGAATGGCCATGGATTAAGGGAAGTTAATCCTCTTGGGAAGTCGTCTGCTGAAGACGGCTTTAGAATATCATAGCCATTCAAGAATGATACGTATATCCGTTTAATTTCAATATTTCCGTGAGGCCCAGCAGCCATCCTTTACATTGTTGGGGAGTTTAATAAtatatggaccaataggaatgctctaAAAGGATACGGGATTTACAATAACTTGCATGAGCTTTTCCCATTTGTTTTCTTATCAGAGATTCCAGTTCAACAATGAATAACTCTgcatctaaacacacacacacacagcaatgtgTACAGATCAGCTTACTGCAAAGCTGATAGAAGAGCATTCCTAATCAGGCCTGAGTAATCAGCCCGGATCATCACAGCTCATGGCACATGGCATCGGCGCGGCTAATGCCACAGTCTAGCATTCAGAGAGGGGCATATATTCCAGAGAGAGGGTCTAGACAGTGGGGGGAGGGGTGTCAGACAGATGGAAGagagttgggggggggggggtgttcaaGGAGAATGGGCTGCTTAAACCAATTAATTCCTTCTGGGTGTGTTAGTGTCGGGGATGGAGGGAAGGAGATGGAAGGCGCTTCGTCTGTTCTGTAAGCCCCCCGAAACAGCCACAAACCGAAAGAGGTACAACAACAGGAatccatcagtgtccacagCACATGATTTTACTGCATTCCACACTGACCCTGTTGGGTTTGATGCTTCTTTATCCTTTATTTTCTCCATTGCCAAACAAACCCTTGTAGTGTTTTCTTTTACTGTGTTTAGGGTGTGATCTGAATTTTTTATAACACATGGATTAATAGAAGTTTTTGAAAAATACTTgggtaaattaaatatttaccatTGAATATTAACCTTCTGTATAAATTactatatacatatttttgtttgtttaattcacCTAAAATCAATGACGTTAGAGATACAACGTTTACAACGTCCAGATTCTTAATGATTCACAGTGCACTCAGCAGGGGAAGATGACCTAGCTCACTGACTCATGTGGCCTCAGCTTATGCAAATGCTTAACAGTCCTGACCTGCCCCGAGTGTCTCAGTCAGACTCCTTTATATTTATtcagccacctccttgtttccacGAGTTATCGACGTGTGCTGAGAATGACAAAGCAGTGTTAGAGTCCTGACTACAGCAAGAACAACAAGGTGGAGATGGGCTCTTATTGTAGAACTACGAAGTGCCGCAGGATGGTCCCTGGAGCGGAAGTGGATACTGAGTGTAGAAAGAAGGAGGTAGCTTTAAAGTTGTGGTTCTTTTGCGGCGT encodes:
- the sox4a gene encoding transcription factor SOX-4a, giving the protein MVAQSIAASSAELPLIDPAEMDPDSGTAASSSASPSPGSPNLDVAWCKTPSGHIKRPMNAFMVWSQIERRKIMEQSPDMHNAEISKRLGKRWKLLRDCDKIPFIREAERLRLKHMADYPDYKYRPRKKVKPSSSSSSSKSGDKGGGNPCAKSSSKKSHAAKAHRTHRKSTATEPGLDHHSLYKPRTSSSSKPAKRASSPGCASESQPLSAAVPSSPTLSTSAESNEPQSLYEDGKEEVEALLARASSPAPSASHSSSSSSSSSSSQSSSSSSSSDEEFEDDLLDLNPSPGFGGLGAFGAVSLDRDLDLGLESGSGSHFDFPDYCTPEVSEMISGDWLESTISNLVFTY